CCAAAAATTTCAcaacactataacacactacagCAACCTCCGTTTTTCCACACAGGGAATGTTgactgcactgaaaaccctttAGCTATGTAATCCACTACCATTGTAAACACGTTACATAGCTATCTCTGCTTCCACTCCTAGCATGTTCATAACTTTATCATACACTCTGACTAGCAAGCACACAAAAGAGGTTGGCATTACTGACCACAACTaaacgaaacaaaaaaaagtcattatgaGAAATATCCGTCTAAGAAAGAAAACCAATATTGGAATTTGATCTTGATTTCATTTTCACCATTGAAATGAGTTTAAATATTCAGCTGATATGGTGAAACAGTGCTATTTTAAGACTGGGTTATCATCAACACTCtaataaaactattataaaTGGTTTAATTTTGGTCAGACTAAACTAAGGGTGCAGTTTCACTTGTTCCATCTGTAATTTATACATTCAAACAAGCAGAatcatcattaatatttaaaagttgATAAGTAAGAGGGTAAATGTGGTAATGTGTCATTGAACTATCAGTTGGGATGGGAAATTTTGCTTGATACTAACAATATACATGCTGTAGGTCTGTGGCTTTGAGTCTGGCCCTTTAGGAGTAAACTTACCTATCGGTTTGGCTGGGTAAGTGCTGAAATATCCAGTGGTCAGAAGAGGCTTTGGTGGACCCCTGACAAGATCTTCCAATAAATTATTGTAACAACTGAATCGATGGCATGCAGCACAGGTAGGAGTGTACTCTGAAACCAAACGTTACAGTATTCAGGTGATGTCAGACTGCTATATGTACAGCTAACAGCTGAGTTTAATTGTTATACTCTACATATTCCTATGTATCAACCAAGTTTTTTGCATTTGTCCTATAGTTTAGGTCATTGTGCCTGTTGTGCAGCTCACCTGAAGCTACAGGTACTGCCGGCTCTTTAGGGTCCAACAGATGAaggtactcagtactcagtccCATTTCCACCCAGTTGCTGTGGCTATAAAAGTCCTACACATACATAACCACACATAAAATACTATTTGGTtcattgcattttatatttggATTAAGAAATGTAAGTATGGTTAAAGGACTGTGTTTGtcacacatttaataataaaaatattagagggtatttttttcactttttttatatttctaaactTTACTTTATGTGTCACATTCAAATTCGGCTATGGATCTCATTTCAAGTACACAGTTTGAAGAATAAACAATAATTTGTTAACTTGATCAACAATACTTTCAGTGGATTTTTGCCATGTGTAATGAAGTGCTCCATTAAATCCCTGAACCTGTAAGCCATGGAGGAGCTGTCCCAGGATATATCTCGCTCCCTGATAATCCTTCTTCTTAGTCAACAGAACCGCCTGCTTCCAGAAGTCTCGCATCATCTCTATGCTTCCTTCTACTCTCTCTGAGTCAAAGTGATACACGGGGTCAGATCGTGTAGAACTCAGGAAGTCCATTGCAGCATTGGCGCTCACCACCTCACCCATGGATTTCCAAAATGCCCGACCCAGGTCAACCTGAGTTTAAAACAAGTGAGCAACACGAGactatataatttttttttttttgtattgtaataTCAAATTAGAGCTTATCATTGCTTATCTAGTAATGTTTTGGCTTTATCTATTTTGCtcaaaaagcaaagcaaaaatcGTTTTGTTACTGTCAAGTAGTTTAAcatgaaaggtgccaataattatggaaatGAGTGTATACTTTCCttatcatataaaataatacataaagtACATACAAATGAGTATGTATCCCACCATGGGCTACCAGGAAGAGAAAAGAATTTATTTGTATTGAAAataaatccttttttaaaaactaaattaattagTAATTTTACAATTTCAAAAGTAAATAACTGAACAATCACAATTATTTGCGCCAAAATAACCCAATTAAACTTTTGCTGAACAGAGAACaatactaaaatgtttttagacCATGAAATGTGTTTGTTAAATTACAGAGTCTATGTTTGGGGCTGAGACTCATCAAAGCATCACAGTATCAAGACGATTGTTAAATGGTCGAGTGAGcatcacattaaacactctCTCTGCTCAAATGGTGATTTTAGTCTCTGTTCGATTCCTTCCAGCTTTTACACttccacctgcacacacactggctcTCAGGAGAATCCCCGTGAATGGGAAGAGCTTTGGTGTGTCTATTTCAATGGAGCTGaagataatatactgtatatattgagtctttttataattaaaaagaatGATGTAGCTCAATAGGATATCGATTACTAAGCAAAACCAGAGAGTTTAGTACCATCATCCTGCAGCTCGTACCTGCTCCTGACCTCCAAAGTGTTCAGGCATCATGTTAATAGTCTCCATGGTGACATTGAGCAGAGCCTGCTCGGTCATATACTGGTGTGTATAAGAGTCCCAGGACAATGTCAGCGCTCGAGACCAGAAGTTGGGCAGGAAAGCCCAGCACATGGATGCATAGTGAATCAGCAGAATGAACAGACTGATGCTACCCATCATATCAAGCTCAGTAATGGCTTTTTATCTCCAAAATCATCTGCTCTGTAAGAAAAATAGAGATACCAATCACATACAAGACAGAATcatatataaaatcaaacagtTTAGTTTGAAGTCTCAATTTGGCCCCTAGCAATCAAATACTGTCTCTTTATTGATGAGCATTCACAAGTGTCACAAGTGCTTTATTTAGTGAGTTATATATGTGTTATGATTTCTTTATGAATTCTTTAATAAGAACTTTAAATTCCATTTGAGCTGTAGTATGACAGGTCTGGAATAATTTACTACCCAAATTCTTTAATCAAGTAAAAGTGAAATGACTcatattaatcaattaatcaattaattaactactgctattattactagtattgattaattaattaatcaaataatcggttaattaattaagtaagtGAGTAAGTAATACCTGGTcacatttaaagttttaatgCAGCTTCAAATTCTTTACCCAAGTTAAAGTATAAACTCAAAATctaaattaaagtaaaagtactatgtgcaaaagaagaaggaaggaagaaaaaaaaaacatctaccaCAAATCAtacactgattttagttactgtTGGTAAGGAACCAAGGAATGATGTAATCTAGCTGAATACTAATAACTAGTTGTCACAATGCAGTAGATTACAGTGAGAGGTATTACATCTCATCCTCACTGTTAAACTGACATCTGTTAAAGTTTGGATTTGTTAGGATCGACTCCTTGAAGCGATCTCAtactaaaatgtcattttatgaCTTTACAAATATGTGATTCTAGATAAATGtagtgctgctgtgtttgaaaatatagggctgtattcagagttgaagACTTCAGAGGAAAGTTACACACCCCCTTAAGGAGATCTTTTGGGCTCTCGATTGACATGCAAATTACCTGGATGTAGTTCACAACTCTGAAGTTGCCAGAAAGTCGAGGTTTTTCCTTTgaaatgtagtaaaaaaaatatttggtgaAAGAAAACTTCAAGTAAAGTACTAAtacttaaagaaaaacagaagactTAATTACAGAAGCAAAGTAATTGTTACTTCCAAGCTCTGTATATTGTAAACACCACTGAGAACTATTCGTTCAGCTATTCAAATTAATTTAGGTGCTGTGTAAAGTACAGGAGGAACTCgtggaaatgtttattaatttgtcAGTGACTGGGGTATATTTTAGTCATAAATGATTTCTGAATAGAGTCAGTGAAATACCTTTGCAGAAGCTATTTGCATAAAGAAGGTCTATCTGAGTGAAATAGTGGTTTCTGTGCTAAGCTGTGGTTCAGACAGACATGCTCCATTTCAGTTCTTCATTACAGGATGTGGAGAGTGTGAGAcacagaaaagaataaaaataagtgaTCTGGCCCTTCTATTAGtctgttttaaacttttaaatgttttaaatagttttactATTGTTGTCTCTCATGCCACCGATATGCTGAGAGCAGAGCACTGTATGTATGTTAAGGAGTTAATAAACCTAAATAAACCTATGCATGCAATAACTGGAGATTtgttaaagcatttattttgcAATTCCATTGTTGTACATGCAGAAGGTACACCTGCTGTCTGGCTATGTacagcatatgtgtgtgtgtgtgtgtgtgtgtacacagacaCTGCATTTCAAATATTGGTGCATGgcaaatattatacatttataataaaacatttatctaAATAATTGTGCTTgcaacaaaaagaagaagaaatgatgGTATAGTGTTGCCTATGGACTACAGATATTAGTAAGAAATTAAGAGAAATATTTTCagcaattatatatatatatatatttgctaaCACAATGAACATGGCCCACTATGGTGTTGTAAGTGTACAGTTACTGGGTTTCATATCACCTGCAAATTTATATATAGtggtaaaaattattttaaaaaatccactgtCATTTGGTTATGGATTCTAACTTTTTTCAGAAAAAcgattattttataataagtaTAACTACATAATTTACAAAGTAGGCCCTTACGTATAtcttacagtaataaaataaacattataatattgtatttttaaagctctgattttattttacaccatTATTTTACTCATGCTTATAGCCATAATTCATTAACACATCTTACCTGTCATTCTGTCTCATGTTCTTTACATTACGTTGATCTCATCATGCTGCTAGCTCCAGTCAGTTGTGAGCACTGTGTTGTTGTCTCACTAATCAGGAAACGCATAAGCTCACATATGAAGTGTTCTTGGTTTTTCACACCCACAAACAGACAGAACTTGCTTAACTAGACCTCGGTTAAACTGttttgaatgaattaaatgtgaGAAGAATCACCCTGTTGTAAAAGCAAAGGTGCTGAGATGGATGCAGGGTGTCCGGTTAGAAGATGGGAGTCTGCGTTGCCTCATGTGCCTCCCGCCTCCCTCgttcttctctttccttcccCTTTCACACCCCATTATGGCATGGTGCATTTGTTTCTTACAAAAGGACTGAATACATTAAGGGTTGGTATGTCTGAACCCCAGGCCCACCCCCGGCCTTTCAATCTCTTCTTTTGCTTCTATAAAAAAGACACAATGATGACCTCTTCACTGAGATGTTATAGGAGGAAAATATAAGGCTTGCACTCCAACCCAGTTTTTAACATTAGACATAGTTTGGCGTAGTTTCGTTTCGAtatgttttaactgttttaatCCCTGGATGAATATGCAGTTCTGTTTGGGTTCGCTTTGTGAGTGGTGGTGCTATTTTTGATTTTTGGACTTGATTAAAAAAGGATGTCtgattaaaagagagagagagagagagagagagagagagtgtgtgtgtgtttaggagtaACTATGTGAGTAGAGGAGAAAGAATGAACCTTAGAGTTTTAGTGCAGGACTGGAGTGAACGGGACAATAGGATGGCAGAATAAAGCAGCCACTAGAATAGGTTGCCGTGCTTGAATTgttagaaatatatatttattctacCAGAAGAttctttgtgttattttttatcAACAGAATTATATTTGAGGACAAATATGGGATAACTATTAGGAGGATAAACACCAGGAGGTATGAGAAGTGTTATTAACAAATGTATGCAGTCCACTGTCAGACAGTGTCTCATAAAATATTAGTAAAATGCAATTCTGTAAACTTTCCAGTTTTCCCCCTAAATGTCAACTTGCcttaatttatttcagtttcctGCAGATGAACTAAATAATTCTGTATTATTAATCACATTTAGTAGTCTTAATAAAACCTTTAATATATCACAAATTgagggattattattattattattattattattattattattactgagttCATTTATTACTTAGGTAGATTATTAGTTAAGTTTACTCCTATATAAAACTAGCAAACTTTACAAAGTTCtaattttctgaaaaagaaaacacagaaggGTGGCACAGAGGGTAGGGtagctgcctcacagctccaggcttCCTGGTTTGATCCTTAGCTCAGGTTAGTGCCTGTGTGGCGGTTCTATGTGTGTgctccatgtctgtgtgggtttcctcccaaaaacatggcagtaggtggattggcgaAGATAATttgccccaaggtgtgaatgtgtgtgtatggtgccatATAATGGACTAGCATCCCATCAAGGTTGTATTTCCGCCTCatgccagtgttcctgggacaggctctggatccaccctGATCAGCATAAAGCTGTCACTCaatgtgagagtgagtgaatgagaaagCATAGGATCATGGTCAATTTATTAACAGGAATTGTGTTTCTAGATTTAATAAGAAGCAGAGTTATGTCACCTGTATGTATCACAGCACTATAGGAATCTCTATATCTGAATATCTTGTAATGCATTACAAGCGTGATGAGATCACATCAGATTTTGTTTATCTATCATCCACTTAGACACtgtgccagtttttttttcttcagcaaaCAGCTTTATAGATTATTGAActgttttgtattgtattgtactaTATTGCATTGTGTGtgcgttgtgtgtgtgcgtgcatgtgtgtgtgtttgtgtgtgtgaaagtaatgcagaaaaaatgaaattactGTTTGTTATTCAACTCCTTGATAAATGAGAAAGTCTCAGTTCTCATTCCCACATTAGATGATCTAGCCGTGTGCTTCGTTTCTGTTGCTCTGGATGTTCTGCATGATTAAACATGTCTGTTAGAAAACATTCAGCTCAGGGAGAAATTGAGCTTGGCTTCCGTCACCACTGTGGTTTAGACACATTCCTCAGCACAAACTGTTCTTTTCTCACATTCCTTAACTTTCGTCAGTGCACACTGTAGTGCAGATAGAGGTGCAGAATAAAACCTGGAAACTCTGCACCCTGGTGACAtccattaaataaaagtgttcaGAATTGTAATCATGGGCAAATTGCTGGGGTATGagcggaataaaacacaatgtcttTAATGCTGTCAAGGACGGGCATGGTGTAATGCCACCCCAAACATTTGCTCTTTGAGAATTGTTCAGTTTTTCAAGAAATACTAACTTTTCAGATTTGTTGTGTGTGGAGACAATATTTAAAGAGATTCAGCTTGTTGTGGTGCATTTTGGACAAAAGTACACAGcatatttgttttaatacacTCGTTGTGTAAAAAGTAACACATAATTACTTAATTTGATACACAGATATCAAATtaactaataaacaaattaacTAATTGTATCAGACACAGATACAGGAGTTATATTAAAGTGATCTTTGTGTGTCactagtgtgagtgtgtgatgtgtgtgttgttgttgttgttgttgttgttgttgttgctatgcATCGTACAACATACAATTTACTACACAAGGGGGAGACAAAACTCCAGACTGAATGAGAAGCTCAGTGACTGGATACTGATATCACCCCAGGATTTGTGGATAGTATTCACAAACTATCAGGGAGATTGATCAAGTTTATTAGCTACACTCTGATCAAGGCTCTCATGTTTATTGGTTAAAGTCCAGCTGTGAAGAATGGGTCGATATTTAACATGTACACTcaatacacatgtacacacttgGGTTATAGCCTTATCCAACAATATACACTCctgtgtaaaacaaacaaaaaaagcccaaaatggcaaaatatgaagcttttaatggtcttaacagcaaatcattagtcaggaaatgagcaagaatgaaacaaatgcactcctgagagctcctgtgtcTCCATTTACTGGTTTATTTtcctgcagtgaactgtttatATTCGCAGTgagctgtttggggaaaaactagaaacagggaaattcacttatatagtcttcttgtacacaaaggtaaaatcatgataatgattaaaatgtttgatgtaaaatttaaactaacacatgtctgagtGTACAAGATGTTCTAAAAAAATATCTTCCTGGATTTTTTAGTCCTTATTCCtggattagtcattatttggttctctgccaCACCTCATGTTCTCATCTAGACCCACAAgccttaaacatttaaagaaatcaaagggtaGAGCTATctcatactaacttcctttatctatttatttaattcttgttaatttcctgaccagtgatttgttgttaagatcattaaaagctttttAATGATTTGCCATTTGgggatttcttctttttttttttttttccccaggagtGTAGAATAAAATTATTTGGGAATTTAAGAaggacaaataaacaaataaagttacagaatgtacaaatcattatTAATGGTAACccctaacaaataaaaatgaacaagtaAATAAACATTACCAGACCTAAAGATTTCGTCATACAGGAAATTACATGAAAAACAAGTGCCCGACTATTTGCGTGATAAATTGTGTAAGAAATcccaaagaaaaaagaaagaaaaggacaaaaaaaagagctggAAGAAGGAAAGTGGGCGTGGCAACAATGGCTGAGACACAAATGTCTCCCACTTCCTATATATGAGCACTATTCTGGTTACGTAACAGTGGTTGGCACATACACCCTACTTAGTGCACTATGTGGCTACaaggaagccattttgtatCCGGACAAAGTTAAAGACACTGGCTGATCGATGTGTACGGCACGCAGGATGGGTCAATCTCTGTGCGCGTTGTCATACTCGACAGCGCCTTCAGTCAAAGCGGACGGAAACGCTGCTCGAGCGACGGGGAGAACATTCCGAGTTTGCGGAATTGCCTGTTTGGAAAGCAGGAGCTACCGTCCGGACAACAATCCGATGAAAAATAAGCAGCTACCGAGCCTCGAATCGTACCGGCGTCACGCGTTTGGAGTAGAAGGGGATGTGTTGGAGGCGCGCGGAGAGATAGACGGGGAGAGGAAGTCGCGCGACGGTGGAAGAGACTCAGGAACGGATCGAACCGCCGCCCGCACGACTGCTCGCGGTGACGCACGGGCTCGCGTGCATTCCGTCGGTAAGTTTGAAGGAGGTTCGGGAGAGGAAACAAGTGCAGCCATCGATGCGGGCTTCAGCGGCGTCGGTGTGCTCGAGTGGGCTGATCTTCCCGATTCACAATGCGGAGACCGAGCAGCTgcggaggaggagaaggagaagaagagccATGAGTGGAGCAGCTCAGCGCGGAGCATGGAGGAACCCCGAGAAAGAGACCTCAATCTGAGCGCGATTGCTTTCGATGGCGCAGCAGCCCTGAGGCTGTTCACACCGATACGTTCTGGCTCCTTTAAGGAGGAAAACCAAACGGCTCCAGAGCCCCAGATTCACTCCTGCACGAACTCGTACGTAGCGAACAGACTGCTCGTTCCTTCATACATGACCAAAACTCCGCCATCTGTCGAACCCTGTTCACCGGACCAGACGCGCCCTGACTTTACGCACAGAACCAAGGACCAAGACAACACCCCCATCTCTCCTGAAGAGGAATGCGTCCATGGCCCGGGTTTAATGGAGTACCACAGTTTCCCCGGGACCATCCCGAGACTTATTGTGACCCACGATCCGAGCCCCAGCCAAGCCGAGGACGTGGAGGTCGCCGAGTTCCCTCTGAACTTCGGCGCTTTATCTCTGGACGTGCAGCCCGGCCATGAGTCTCCGTACTCGGACAGCGGCTGCGGAGGCTCCCCCGTCCCCCGCGTTTCCCTCCGCAAACTCTCCAGCTCGTCCTCGGCTGGACTCTCGTCCGCGTCCTCCTTCGAGGAGTCAGAGGATGACATAACCGGGAGTGACGTCGAGCCCGGCGGCCTGTCCCCGAGCACGTGCGTCCCGTTCGGCAGTCCGGAAGAGCTGTCCCGGGTGAGTGTGCCTTTTCCGTCTGTAATTACTGCCATGCTGCTGACCATCAGATGAATCGAGGGGGAAAATAAGCGCACAGTAACCTAATTTCACCACCTAATTCTATAGATTTGGTGCAAACCGAATGGCTAGAGATTACCGCAGTTGCTGTATTTACATCAAAGCTGCAATACACTCtcagattaataataataataataataataataatacataaataaataaaaagtgggGTTCTAAACTGTACTtcccttgttgctggggtggtacccttaCCTTCTGAACACGGTCCTTGATTCACTGATAATTGTAACTATGATATCAACTTTGAGTATCTTCACTAATCTCAGATGTTCCtcaagagtgttttttttttctgtttccatAATACACTTGAttggaaggaaagaaggaataaATGACAGCATTTTacatgatcagtgtgtgtattcgGGCAGTGCTGTGGTGCACTggtagcactgctgcctcacagctccaggagttcaatcctgagctccaCTGTCTGCTTGGGTTTcatctgggttctccggtttccccCCACCTCCTagaaacatgctggtaggtggattgagGATGCTAAATTCCCCCTGCAcgcgtgtgtgcatggtgccctagATAAACTGAgctcccatccagggtgtattaccACCTCAGTATTCCCAAGATAGGCTCTGAATCCTTCGCAACCTTAACCAGGATCAAGTCGTTACTGAAGGTGAAGCCAAAATAACGCATGTTGATATTTACCCATGTCACATCAAGGATTTAACAAACTTTTTAAGATGTCACAACATACGGAAGTTATATCAGAATACATTGTTTATATAGCGTGtgtcatccctccatcatcacaTGGCACTCCCACTTGCAGGCCTACAGTCACGctcatcagcacacacacacacacacacacacacacacacacaaacactaatcTCTCAGAGTCTGTCACAGACTGAGGAGTTGATTAGCCAATGCAGGATTcctgacaacacacacaggctgaTTCACAGCATAACAATCATTAGCATAATGACACACAGCAGACTTCAGTTAGCTGTTTCGTGGGCAAATGGGAGAGACGATCTGGGATTCATTGGCCTTGCGCTTCCCACTTGTGTGCATACAGAAACTGTGAGGCTTTGTTATGACTGTCTAAGCTGTCAGGTCATATACAGCTGCTTCGAAAGAGAAGTTTGTCATTTTCCTAGAAATACCTTTCTGTGGTAAATGTTTCCAGCCAAGCATTGCACTGTTCAAGGTAACGCCTTTTAGAGAACTTAAACGGTTATATATAGTAGAGGTGTCAcagtctgtatctgtttaatgctccaaatatcAGTATCCGTACTCGGATTTGAACCGGAAATGGGTTCTGCTTTTCTGCAGTTCCTcgacctcagctacatcactcgagttcattaTTGGTCTCAACCAGACATCCTGTGGACCTTTCTGGAAAGTGATCTGTCTAATGCGATGGAGTGAACTGGATTAAGATTAGAttaagctaattttttttttggtgaccCCAGCAGAGATGGGCTTCTCTGTGCACAGCAAGTGCTCCACATGAACTCCACATGAACTGTAATGGAGCAGTGACTCTGTAAATGAAAGCATATATCGTAGAAGTAAGGTTTTGTTGTGGAGCTCAGTAAGATTGTGAAAAATCTTTttcgtattc
The genomic region above belongs to Pangasianodon hypophthalmus isolate fPanHyp1 chromosome 6, fPanHyp1.pri, whole genome shotgun sequence and contains:
- the itpkcb gene encoding inositol-trisphosphate 3-kinase Cb; this encodes MCTARRMGQSLCALSYSTAPSVKADGNAARATGRTFRVCGIACLESRSYRPDNNPMKNKQLPSLESYRRHAFGVEGDVLEARGEIDGERKSRDGGRDSGTDRTAARTTARGDARARVHSVGKFEGGSGEETSAAIDAGFSGVGVLEWADLPDSQCGDRAAAEEEKEKKSHEWSSSARSMEEPRERDLNLSAIAFDGAAALRLFTPIRSGSFKEENQTAPEPQIHSCTNSYVANRLLVPSYMTKTPPSVEPCSPDQTRPDFTHRTKDQDNTPISPEEECVHGPGLMEYHSFPGTIPRLIVTHDPSPSQAEDVEVAEFPLNFGALSLDVQPGHESPYSDSGCGGSPVPRVSLRKLSSSSSAGLSSASSFEESEDDITGSDVEPGGLSPSTCVPFGSPEELSRPRSWRKLKSMVHITPFVVSYKKHYPWVQLAGHAGNFQAGEYGRLLKKYCACEQQCLQKLMSDSLRPYVPGYYGIVRQDNQDYNLMDDLLADFNSPSIMDCKMGSRTYLEEELVKARERPKLRKDMYEKMVAVDPDAPSAEEKAQQAVLKPRYMQWRETLSSTATLGFRIEGIKKADGTCNTNFKRTKHREQVMKALEDFVDGNTQILRSYFLRLEELRGALETSEFFRTHEVVGSSLLFVHDTSGLARVWMIDFGKTVPLPPHQSLDHRTPWNEGNREDGYLWGLDNLIEILSSMIQDKSYPEP